GAGTTCGGCGGCTTTCTTGGCCGACATCATCACCACGCCGGCGGCGCCGTCGTTCAGGCCCGACGCGTTGCCGGCGGTCACGGTGCCGTCCTTCTTGAACGCGGCGCGCAGCTTGGCGAGGCCTTCGAGCGTCGCGCCCTGCTTGATGAACTCGTCGCGCGCGAAGGCGACCGGGTCGCCCTTGCGCTGCGGCACGTAGACCGGGACGATCTCGGCGTCGAAGCGGCCGGCGGCCTGCGCGGCCTCGGCGCGGTTCTGCGAGGTGACGGCCAGCTGGTCCTGCTCTTCGCGGCTGATGCCGTATTTCTCGGCGATGTTCTCGGCGGTGATGCCCATGTGGTACTGCTTGTACACGTCGGTCAGGCCGTCGTAGACCATGGTGTCGACGAGCTGGGCGTTGCCCATGCGGAAGCCGTCGCGCGAGCCGGGCAGGATGTGCGGCGACAGGCTCATGCTTTCCTGGCCGCCGGCGATCACGATGTCGGCGTCGCCCGCGGCGATCGCCTGGGCTGCCAGGTGGGTGGCGCGCAGGCCGGAGCCGCACACGACGTTGAGGGTGGACGCCGGGGTGGTCACCGGCAGGCCGGCCTTGATCAGCGCCTGGCGGGCCGGGTTCTGGCCGACGCCGGCGGTGAGGACTTGGCCCAGAATCACTTCGGAGATCTGTTCCGGCGCGAGGCCGGTCTTTTCCAGCAGCGCCTTGATCACGGTGGCGCCCAGGTCCGGGGCGGCGACCTTGGCGAGCGAACCGCCGAAGTTGCCGATGGCG
This DNA window, taken from Crenobacter cavernae, encodes the following:
- a CDS encoding acetyl-CoA C-acetyltransferase, which produces MQDVVIVAASRTAIGNFGGSLAKVAAPDLGATVIKALLEKTGLAPEQISEVILGQVLTAGVGQNPARQALIKAGLPVTTPASTLNVVCGSGLRATHLAAQAIAAGDADIVIAGGQESMSLSPHILPGSRDGFRMGNAQLVDTMVYDGLTDVYKQYHMGITAENIAEKYGISREEQDQLAVTSQNRAEAAQAAGRFDAEIVPVYVPQRKGDPVAFARDEFIKQGATLEGLAKLRAAFKKDGTVTAGNASGLNDGAAGVVMMSAKKAAELGLKPLAVVRGYALSGCAPEIMGMGPVSATRKALARAGWSVQDLDLIEANEAFAAQALGVTRELEWDLSKVNVNGGAIALGHPIGASGARVLVTLLHELQRREANKGLATLCIGGGMGVALAIERA